In Elusimicrobiota bacterium, the genomic window TTGATGATAGCCCCCGGTCCGGATGATATCGAGGGACTTTTGGGCCTGTGGAGAATAGGACTAAAGACTGCGCCTGAACGGAGCTCAGGCGCTCGTTAAGAGGGGACGACCCGGATGTTCTCGCCGAGCTTCTGCTTCAGGAGGGATTCGATGGCCGAGAGGGTGTTGGTCCCGGCGCTGGGGCAGCCCATGCAGGCGCCCTTGTACTCGATGAAGACCTCCCAGACGCCGCCCTCCTCCTTGAGGTCCACGAGCTCTACGTCCCCGCCGTCCGCGGCCAGCATGGGCCGCAGGTCCTCGCGGAAGACCTGCTCCACGGCCTTGAGCTTGCGCACCAAGGTCATGGAGTTGAAGTCCTTGGTCTCCATCTGCTGGTGGAGCTTCGCCTTCTCCATGGCCGCGCGGGTGTCGCGCAGGATGTCCACCAGGTAGTGCTGGCGCTTCTCGTGGCCGCCGGGCTCGATGCAGGATTTGCAGAAGCCGCCGGCCTTGGTGTAATGGGTTATGTCCTCCACGGTCTTGAGGTCGTTGAGGCGGATGGCATCCACGATGGTGCCCAGGCTCACCCGGCCGCACTCGCACACGATGGTCTCGGTCTCCAAGGAGCGGAGGTCGACGCCCTTGTACTGGGCCACGGCCTTCTTGATGACGTCGTAGGCCATGACGCTGCAGTGCATCTTCTGCGGCGGCACGGCCGGGACGTCGGGCGTGTCGCGCAGGGCCCTCTCCACGTCGATGTTGGTGATCTTGGACGCGGCGTCCACGGTCTGGCCCATGCAGAGCTCGGCCATCATGTCGCTGGAGGCGATGGCCGTGCCGCAGCCGAAGCTCTTGAAGCGCGCGGCCTTGATGACGTTGGTCTTGGGGTCCACCACCCAGTAGAGGCGCACCGCGTCGCCGCAGGACTCGGCACCGTGGTCCGCGACGACGAGCTTGCCGCCGAGCTTCTTGGCGTCCTTCTCGGTCAGCTCGCCGCGGTTGGTGGGGTTGTCCATGCGGGCCGCGACCTTCTTGGAGTAAGCCTCCCAGAGCGCTCCGCCCAACAGGTCCTTCTTGGCCATAGATTCTCCCCTAGTAGCTCGCCGAGATGGCGCGCAGGCGCCCTACGGCCTCGGTGAAGGTCTTGATCGTGAAGTCTATCTCGGCGGCAGTGGTGAAGCGCGAGAGGCTCAGGCGTATGCCGGTGTGCGAGAGCTCCGAGCCCGCGCCGATGGCGGCGATGATGGGGCTGGCCTCCAGGCTCTCCGAGGCGCAGGCCGAGCCGGTGGAGGCGGCGATGCCGTTCTTGTTGAGGTCCCAGAGCAGGGCCTCGCCCTCGACGCCCCGTATGCTGATGAACACGGTGTTGGGCACGCGCAGTTCGCGCCGGCCGATGACCAGCACGTCCTTGAGCTTCAAGAGGCCGTCTTCGAGCCGGTCGCGCAGGCGGCGCACGTCGGAGTCCTCGAAGCCGAGGTTGTCCACGGCGAGCTCCAGCGCCAGACCCATGCCCACGATGCCGGCGGTGTTGAGGGTGCCGGCGCGCTTGCCGGACATCTGCTCGCCGCCGTGCAGAAGGGGCGGGAGCTTGAGTCCCTTGCGGATGAAGAGGGCGCCGATGCCCTTGGGGCCGTGGAACTTGTGGGCGCTCAGGGAGAGGAAGTCCACGCCCGCGTCCTGGACGTCCACCTTGAGCTTGCCTATGGCCTGGACCGCGTCGGTGTGGAAGAGCACGCCCTTCGCCCGGCAGAGCCGGGCGATTTCCTTTATGGGGAAGATGATGCCCGTCTCGTTGTTGGCCCACATGACCGAGACCAGGGAGGTCTTCTCCGTGATGGCGCGGCGCACGTCTTCGGCCTCCACGCGCGCGTCCTTGTTGACGGGCAGGAAGGTGACCTTGACGCCCTGGCTCTCCAGGAACTTGCAGGTGTTGGCCACGCAGGGGTGCTCGACCGAGGTGGTGATGATGTGGTTCTTCTCCCCGTTCTTGATGAGGTCGAAATAGACGCCTTTGAGCACTGTGTTGTTGCTCTCCGTGGCGCAGCCGGTGATGAGGATGTCGTCGTCCTCGGCGGCGTTGAGCCCCTTGTAGAGGCGGTTCATGGCCACGCGCAGGTCGGGGTGGACCTCGGTACCGAAGCTGTGCAAAGAGTTGGGATTGCCGTACTTCTCGCAGAAGTAGGGCTCCATGGCCTGCTTGACCATGGGGTCGACGATGGTGGTCGCGTTGTTGTCGAGGTAGATGCGCTCCATTAATCCTATTCTATCATTTGGCCCTGCCCTGTAAACGCTTTTCCTCGTCGGAACCGGTACAAGTCATGCCGG contains:
- a CDS encoding iron-sulfur cluster assembly scaffold protein yields the protein MAKKDLLGGALWEAYSKKVAARMDNPTNRGELTEKDAKKLGGKLVVADHGAESCGDAVRLYWVVDPKTNVIKAARFKSFGCGTAIASSDMMAELCMGQTVDAASKITNIDVERALRDTPDVPAVPPQKMHCSVMAYDVIKKAVAQYKGVDLRSLETETIVCECGRVSLGTIVDAIRLNDLKTVEDITHYTKAGGFCKSCIEPGGHEKRQHYLVDILRDTRAAMEKAKLHQQMETKDFNSMTLVRKLKAVEQVFREDLRPMLAADGGDVELVDLKEEGGVWEVFIEYKGACMGCPSAGTNTLSAIESLLKQKLGENIRVVPS
- a CDS encoding NifS family cysteine desulfurase, with protein sequence MERIYLDNNATTIVDPMVKQAMEPYFCEKYGNPNSLHSFGTEVHPDLRVAMNRLYKGLNAAEDDDILITGCATESNNTVLKGVYFDLIKNGEKNHIITTSVEHPCVANTCKFLESQGVKVTFLPVNKDARVEAEDVRRAITEKTSLVSVMWANNETGIIFPIKEIARLCRAKGVLFHTDAVQAIGKLKVDVQDAGVDFLSLSAHKFHGPKGIGALFIRKGLKLPPLLHGGEQMSGKRAGTLNTAGIVGMGLALELAVDNLGFEDSDVRRLRDRLEDGLLKLKDVLVIGRRELRVPNTVFISIRGVEGEALLWDLNKNGIAASTGSACASESLEASPIIAAIGAGSELSHTGIRLSLSRFTTAAEIDFTIKTFTEAVGRLRAISASY